One genomic window of Micromonospora sp. WMMD1128 includes the following:
- a CDS encoding lysoplasmalogenase: MRRSWLTLFGVVAAVELVGVALDSTLLQWLAKPLLAPVLLAYLIAHRRRLDAVAAGLVAATAGDVALLVPGRAAFLLGMGFFLIAQLAFLTGFLDRGRPTAVAWGGYLLAWAAGNALLWGALGPLRLPVLGYSLALCLMAAAATGVSARVAAGGACFLVSDLLIGVGAAGTELPGAGLLVMGTYGAALLLIVTGWVADRVGADREPEAVPA, from the coding sequence GTGAGGCGCTCCTGGCTCACCCTGTTCGGCGTCGTCGCCGCGGTCGAGCTGGTCGGCGTCGCGCTCGACTCGACACTGCTCCAGTGGCTGGCCAAGCCGCTGCTGGCGCCGGTGCTGCTGGCGTACCTCATCGCGCACCGACGCCGGCTGGACGCGGTGGCCGCCGGCCTGGTCGCGGCCACCGCCGGCGACGTGGCCCTGCTCGTGCCGGGACGGGCCGCGTTCCTGCTCGGGATGGGGTTCTTCCTGATCGCGCAGCTCGCGTTCCTCACCGGTTTCCTGGATCGGGGGCGACCGACGGCCGTGGCGTGGGGCGGCTACCTGCTCGCCTGGGCCGCCGGGAACGCGCTGCTGTGGGGCGCGCTGGGGCCGTTACGGCTGCCGGTGCTCGGCTACAGCCTGGCGCTGTGCCTGATGGCCGCCGCCGCGACCGGCGTGTCGGCGCGGGTCGCCGCCGGCGGCGCGTGCTTCCTCGTCTCCGACCTGCTCATCGGCGTGGGCGCGGCCGGCACGGAGCTGCCCGGCGCGGGTCTGCTGGTGATGGGCACCTACGGTGCGGCGCTGCTGCTGATCGTCACCGGCTGGGTGGCCGACCGCGTCGGCGCGGACCGGGAGCCGGAGGCGGTGCCCGCCTGA
- the htpG gene encoding molecular chaperone HtpG: MVHSIYSNKDVFLRELISNASDALDKLRLESLVDKELSADTSDLHISLDVDRDARTLTVRDNGIGMSRDEVVALIGTIAKSGTAELLRKLRESQDATASQELIGQFGVGFYATFMVADKVTLLTRRAGQTTATRWESSGEGTYSIEEVGDAPQGTSVTLHLKPVDAEDNLHDYTAEWTIREIVKRYSDFISWPIRMTVEKPGEDGETTREEQTLNSMKALWARSRDEVDEAEYKEFYRHVAHDWADPLETIHMRGEGTFEYEALLFLPSHAPLDLFSPQGRRGVQLYVKRVFIMDDCEALIPNYLRFVKGVVDAHDLSLNISREILQQDRQIRAVRRRLVKKVLGTLKDMSAESYRTFWTEFGPVVKEGLLEDPDNTDALLDLVRAASTHDPAEPTTLRDYVERMKDGQTEIYYATGDNRATIENSPHLEAFRAKGYEVLILTDPVDEVWVERVGAYDGKTLRSVAKGQVDLETEEEKEKAEAERQEYADLLTFLGGALADSVKEVRLSTRLTTSPACVVGDAHDMTPTLEKMYRAMGQEVPRVKRILELNPTHPLVTGLRKAHGEGGDSAALTETAELLYGMALLAEGGELTDPARFTRVLADRLARNL, from the coding sequence ATGGTGCACTCGATCTACTCGAACAAGGACGTCTTCCTGCGTGAACTGATCTCCAACGCGTCCGACGCGCTGGACAAGCTGCGGCTGGAGTCGCTCGTCGACAAGGAGCTGTCGGCCGACACGTCCGACCTGCACATCTCCCTCGACGTCGACCGGGACGCCCGCACGCTCACCGTCCGGGACAACGGCATCGGCATGTCCCGCGACGAGGTCGTCGCGCTGATCGGCACCATCGCCAAGTCCGGCACCGCCGAACTGCTGCGCAAGCTCCGCGAGTCGCAGGACGCCACCGCGTCCCAGGAGCTGATCGGCCAGTTCGGCGTCGGCTTCTACGCCACCTTCATGGTCGCCGACAAGGTGACCCTGCTGACCCGCCGCGCCGGGCAGACCACCGCCACCCGGTGGGAGTCCAGCGGCGAAGGCACCTACTCGATCGAGGAGGTCGGGGACGCGCCGCAGGGCACCTCGGTCACCCTGCACCTCAAGCCCGTCGACGCCGAGGACAACCTGCACGACTACACCGCCGAGTGGACGATCCGGGAGATCGTCAAGCGCTACTCCGACTTCATCTCCTGGCCGATCCGAATGACCGTGGAGAAGCCCGGCGAGGACGGCGAGACCACCCGCGAGGAGCAGACGCTCAACTCGATGAAGGCGCTCTGGGCGCGCTCGCGGGACGAGGTCGACGAGGCCGAGTACAAGGAGTTCTACCGGCACGTCGCGCACGACTGGGCCGACCCCCTCGAAACCATCCACATGCGCGGCGAGGGCACCTTCGAGTACGAGGCGCTGCTCTTCCTGCCCTCGCACGCCCCGCTCGACCTGTTCTCCCCGCAGGGCCGCCGCGGCGTGCAGCTCTACGTCAAGCGCGTGTTCATCATGGACGACTGCGAGGCGCTGATCCCCAACTACCTGCGCTTCGTCAAGGGCGTGGTGGACGCGCACGACCTGTCGCTGAACATCTCCCGGGAGATCCTCCAGCAGGACCGGCAGATCCGCGCGGTGCGCCGGCGGCTGGTCAAGAAGGTGCTCGGCACGCTCAAGGACATGTCGGCCGAGTCGTACCGCACGTTCTGGACCGAGTTCGGGCCGGTGGTCAAGGAAGGTCTGCTGGAGGATCCGGACAACACCGACGCGCTGCTGGACCTGGTCCGCGCCGCCTCCACCCACGACCCGGCCGAGCCGACCACGCTGCGCGACTACGTCGAGCGGATGAAGGACGGGCAGACCGAGATCTACTACGCCACCGGCGACAACCGGGCCACCATCGAGAACTCGCCGCACCTGGAGGCGTTCCGGGCCAAGGGCTACGAGGTGCTGATCCTCACCGACCCGGTGGACGAGGTGTGGGTCGAGCGGGTCGGCGCGTACGACGGCAAGACGCTGCGCTCGGTGGCCAAGGGCCAGGTCGACCTGGAGACCGAGGAGGAGAAGGAGAAGGCCGAGGCCGAACGGCAGGAGTACGCCGACCTGCTCACCTTCCTCGGCGGCGCGCTCGCCGACAGCGTCAAGGAGGTCCGCCTGTCCACCCGGCTGACCACGTCACCGGCCTGCGTGGTGGGCGACGCGCACGACATGACGCCGACGCTGGAGAAGATGTACCGGGCGATGGGGCAGGAGGTGCCGCGGGTCAAGCGGATCCTGGAGCTGAACCCGACCCACCCGCTCGTCACCGGGCTGCGCAAGGCCCACGGCGAGGGCGGCGACAGCGCCGCGCTGACCGAGACCGCCGAGCTGCTGTACGGCATGGCGCTGCTGGCCGAGGGAGGCGAGCTGACCGACCCGGCCCGCTTCACCCGCGTCCTCGCCGACCGTCTCGCCCGCAACCTGTAG
- a CDS encoding VOC family protein produces the protein MARDVQFTFDCADPATLAAFWAEALGYQVQGPPEGFDSWEQALTAFGVPVERHNDASAVVDPEGAGPRLFFQRVPEPKRGKNRVHLDVRAAPGLTGDARMAALEAAADRLVARGAIRVGRHEPAPPLDAGHLVLADPEGNEFCLD, from the coding sequence ATGGCCCGCGACGTGCAATTCACCTTCGACTGCGCCGACCCGGCCACGCTGGCGGCGTTCTGGGCCGAGGCCCTCGGCTACCAGGTCCAGGGCCCACCCGAGGGCTTCGACTCGTGGGAGCAGGCGCTCACCGCGTTTGGCGTACCGGTGGAGCGGCACAACGACGCCTCGGCCGTGGTCGACCCCGAGGGCGCCGGACCACGGCTGTTCTTCCAGCGGGTGCCCGAGCCGAAGCGGGGCAAGAACCGGGTGCACCTCGACGTGCGGGCCGCGCCCGGGCTGACCGGCGACGCCCGGATGGCGGCGCTGGAGGCGGCGGCCGACCGGCTCGTCGCGCGCGGCGCCATCCGCGTCGGGCGCCACGAGCCCGCTCCCCCGCTCGACGCCGGTCACCTGGTGCTGGCCGATCCGGAGGGCAACGAGTTCTGCCTCGACTGA
- a CDS encoding GntR family transcriptional regulator: MAFVPAPRASVSDHVFGQLRDAIVAGRHQPDETLPGERELAAAFAVNRHAVREALRRLQQLGLVRVSQGGATRVLDWRVHAGLDLALALARSGDVLPVETLVRDMLEMRACVGTDAARLCAERGDAATGAALVRAAEEYGALAPDLDRMAEANIRIWRLVVRGSGNTAYQLAFNSLVAGTFAVGDVPPDARTAELLDVAGHRSLAAAIASGQGAAAARQARTLLTAPVTTPTPGREARA, translated from the coding sequence ATGGCCTTCGTCCCCGCGCCCCGCGCCTCGGTCTCCGACCACGTCTTCGGCCAACTCCGCGACGCGATCGTCGCCGGTCGCCACCAGCCGGACGAGACACTGCCCGGCGAGCGCGAGCTGGCCGCCGCGTTCGCGGTCAACCGGCACGCGGTCCGGGAGGCGCTGCGCCGGTTGCAACAGCTCGGCCTGGTCCGGGTCAGTCAGGGCGGCGCCACCCGGGTGCTCGACTGGCGGGTGCACGCCGGGCTCGACCTGGCGCTGGCGCTGGCGCGCTCCGGCGACGTACTCCCGGTCGAGACGCTGGTCCGCGACATGCTGGAGATGCGGGCCTGCGTCGGGACCGACGCGGCCCGGCTCTGCGCCGAGCGCGGCGACGCGGCGACCGGCGCCGCGCTGGTCCGGGCCGCCGAGGAGTACGGCGCGCTCGCGCCGGACCTGGACCGGATGGCCGAAGCGAACATCCGCATCTGGCGGCTGGTGGTGCGCGGCAGCGGCAACACCGCCTACCAGCTCGCCTTCAACAGCCTGGTGGCCGGCACGTTCGCGGTCGGCGACGTGCCCCCGGACGCCCGCACCGCCGAACTGCTCGACGTGGCCGGCCACCGCAGCCTCGCCGCCGCGATCGCCTCCGGCCAGGGCGCGGCGGCGGCCCGGCAGGCCCGGACGTTGCTGACCGCCCCGGTCACCACCCCCACCCCCGGAAGGGAAGCGCGCGCATGA
- a CDS encoding NAD(P)-dependent oxidoreductase encodes MTRVAVLGLGGMGTPMAANLIRAGLDTVVWNRRTDRARALRDHGAEVAADPAEAVRRADVAVTMVTDAGAVRAVAVDQGMLAALPDGAVWAQMSTVGVAETQRLVELVAAERPDVTFVDAPVAGSRGPAEQGKLTVLASGPEQVRDRVAPVFDAVGQRTLWLGPAGAGSRLKLVNNLLLAFVNEGVAAAMALADTLGLDRDTVRQAFDGSPLVSPWAAEKLARVARDEHGPQYSLALALKDVELALREAPTGSFPAAEALAAEWRDAVGRGLGGDDLTVVTRLLGPGAAR; translated from the coding sequence ATGACACGGGTGGCGGTGCTCGGGCTCGGCGGCATGGGTACGCCGATGGCGGCGAACCTGATCCGGGCCGGACTGGACACGGTGGTGTGGAACCGGCGTACCGACCGGGCCCGCGCGCTCCGGGACCACGGCGCCGAGGTCGCCGCCGATCCGGCCGAGGCGGTCCGCCGGGCCGACGTGGCGGTGACCATGGTGACCGACGCGGGCGCGGTCCGTGCCGTCGCGGTCGACCAGGGCATGCTCGCCGCCCTGCCGGACGGCGCGGTGTGGGCGCAGATGAGCACCGTCGGCGTCGCCGAGACGCAGCGCCTGGTCGAGCTGGTCGCCGCCGAGCGACCCGACGTCACGTTCGTGGACGCGCCGGTGGCCGGCAGCCGGGGCCCGGCCGAGCAGGGGAAGCTGACCGTCCTCGCGTCCGGCCCCGAGCAGGTCCGCGACCGGGTCGCCCCGGTCTTCGACGCGGTCGGGCAGCGGACGCTCTGGCTGGGCCCGGCCGGCGCCGGTTCGCGGCTCAAACTCGTCAACAACCTGCTGCTCGCGTTCGTCAACGAGGGCGTCGCCGCCGCGATGGCGCTCGCCGACACGCTCGGCCTGGACCGCGACACCGTGCGGCAGGCGTTCGACGGCAGCCCGCTCGTCTCGCCGTGGGCGGCGGAGAAGCTGGCGCGGGTCGCCCGCGACGAGCACGGCCCGCAATACTCGCTCGCGCTGGCGCTCAAGGACGTCGAGCTGGCGCTGCGCGAGGCGCCGACGGGCAGCTTCCCGGCCGCCGAGGCGCTTGCCGCCGAGTGGCGCGACGCGGTGGGCCGGGGGCTCGGCGGCGACGACCTGACCGTGGTCACCCGGCTGCTGGGGCCCGGCGCGGCCCGCTGA
- a CDS encoding sterol desaturase family protein, with the protein MIPAVLYAVPAFLLLIVIEAASYRFLPDDDERGYELRDTATSLSMGLGSQLVGVPWKLLTVGLYAALWTVAPVHLSPGDWWTWAIVFFADDLAYYWFHRSHHEVRVLWASHVVHHSSVHYNLSTALRQSWTPMTSLPFWLPLALLGIPPWMIFLQQSISLLYQFFLHTERVGRLPRPIEWIFNTPSHHRVHHGSNTEYLDRNYGGILIVWDRVFGSFAPERAAARYGLTKNIQTYNPLRVATHEFAAIFSDVRRATCWRHRLGYLLGRPGWQPVR; encoded by the coding sequence ATGATCCCCGCTGTGCTGTACGCCGTCCCGGCGTTCCTGCTGCTGATCGTCATCGAGGCGGCCTCCTACCGCTTCCTGCCCGACGACGACGAGCGCGGCTACGAGCTGCGTGACACCGCCACCAGCCTGTCCATGGGGCTGGGCAGCCAGCTCGTCGGCGTGCCGTGGAAACTGCTCACGGTCGGGCTCTACGCGGCGCTGTGGACGGTCGCGCCGGTGCACCTGTCCCCCGGCGACTGGTGGACCTGGGCGATCGTCTTCTTCGCCGACGACCTGGCCTACTACTGGTTCCACCGGTCGCACCACGAGGTGCGCGTGCTCTGGGCGAGCCACGTGGTGCACCACTCCAGCGTCCACTACAACCTGTCCACCGCGCTGCGGCAGAGCTGGACGCCGATGACCTCGCTGCCGTTCTGGCTGCCGCTGGCGCTGCTCGGCATTCCGCCGTGGATGATCTTCCTTCAGCAGTCGATCAGCCTGCTCTACCAGTTCTTCCTGCACACCGAGCGGGTGGGCCGGCTACCCCGGCCGATCGAGTGGATCTTCAACACGCCGTCGCACCACCGGGTGCACCACGGCTCGAACACCGAATACCTGGACCGCAACTACGGCGGCATCCTGATCGTCTGGGACCGGGTGTTCGGCAGCTTCGCGCCGGAGCGGGCCGCGGCGCGCTACGGGCTGACGAAGAACATCCAGACCTACAACCCGCTGCGGGTGGCCACCCACGAATTCGCCGCGATCTTCTCCGACGTACGCCGGGCCACCTGCTGGCGGCACCGACTCGGCTACCTGCTGGGCCGCCCCGGCTGGCAGCCGGTCCGGTGA
- the smpB gene encoding SsrA-binding protein SmpB — protein MARENGRKLIASNKKARHDYDVLKTYETGIVLAGTEVKSLREGRVSLVDAFAQERDGEIWLYGLHIAEYGFGTWTNHAPRRTRKLLLHRVEIARILERLRDGGVTLVPLSMYFADGWAKVELGLARGRRSYDKRQALAERDAKREIAREMGRRLKGRA, from the coding sequence GTGGCCAGGGAGAACGGGCGCAAGCTGATCGCCTCGAACAAGAAGGCACGGCACGACTACGACGTCCTCAAGACCTACGAGACGGGCATCGTGCTGGCCGGCACCGAGGTGAAGTCGCTGCGCGAGGGGCGGGTGTCGCTCGTCGACGCGTTCGCCCAGGAACGCGACGGCGAGATCTGGCTCTACGGGCTGCACATCGCCGAGTACGGCTTCGGCACCTGGACCAACCACGCGCCCCGGCGCACCCGCAAGCTGCTGCTGCACCGGGTGGAGATCGCCCGGATCCTGGAGAGGCTGCGCGACGGCGGGGTCACGCTGGTGCCGCTGTCGATGTATTTCGCCGACGGCTGGGCCAAGGTGGAGTTGGGCCTGGCCCGGGGCCGCCGCTCGTACGACAAGCGCCAGGCGCTCGCCGAGCGGGACGCCAAGCGGGAGATCGCCCGGGAGATGGGCCGCCGGCTCAAGGGGCGGGCCTGA